In one Pungitius pungitius chromosome 13, fPunPun2.1, whole genome shotgun sequence genomic region, the following are encoded:
- the nvl gene encoding nuclear valosin-containing protein-like isoform X3, protein MKNRGGVCLDSRLRPRVEQYLSTCSSEYVDISALALELQKLYRMEYGRRNKNAFRIQVEKVYDSIMKESGLTDLESKHLAKRAKHSHNDTGDDGSSSEESSDSDDQPLENTPTNHMNSSLTSLYRKGHPDSNNCSPRRDQPALSGSASAASLSADSGTLVSTGGWFIDRGRGPEKSNILIDLCEEEPTDTQRTDVSMLEPARSSKKMKKKKKVSTESSDSVILNKKAKSKSPELQYPTLKFEDVGGNEETLTEVCRLLIHMRHPEVYQKLGMVPPRGFLLHGPPGCGKTLLAQAVAGELQLPMLKVSAPELVSGVSGESEQKLRELFDLAVTSAPCILFIDEIDSITPKREVASKDMERRIVAQLLTCMDDLNSLTVTAQVLVIGATNRPDSLDPALRRAGRFDREICLGIPDEAARLRILKTLCRKLKLQEDFDYQQLARLTPGYVGADLMALCREAAMSAVSRVLLEIRGRSQSHASTSEPLRTDGETTDITPVPPEGSAQSHLQQGDLWHLLQLLKNTTSLSEEELAGLAILMSDFLASLSSVQPSAKREGFATVPDVTWEDVGALQDIREDLTMAILAPVRSPEQFKALGLSAPSGVLLAGPPGCGKTLLAKAVANESGLNFISVKGPELLNMYVGESERAVRQVFQRGRNSAPCVIFFDEIDALCPRRSGHESGASVRVVNQLLTEMDGLETRRQVFIMAATNRPDIIDPAILRPGRLDKTLYVGLPPEADRHAILLTITKGGTKPQLEQDVCLREIAFDERCDCFSGADLTALVREASVNALRGYLKSQPPQASSTGHTFSSGSVADIRVSKQNFDDALKKVRPSVSKKDQRMYEQLRESLSR, encoded by the exons ATGAAGAACAGAGGTGGTGTTTGTCTGGACAGTCGGCTCAGACCGAGGGTGGAGCAG TATCTGTCGACCTGCTCCAGTGAATATGTGGACATTTCAGCTTTGGCCCTGGAACTTCAAAAGCTGTACAG GATGGAGTATggcagaagaaataaaaacgcTTTCAGGATTCAAGTAGAGAAAG TGTATGATTCAATTATGAAGGAGTCTGGGCTGACTGATCTGGAAAGCAAACACTTGGCTAAGAGAGCCAAGCACAGCCACAATGACACTGG AGAtgacggcagcagctcagaagAGTCCTCTGACAGCGATGACCAGCCTTTGGAGAACACT CCCACCAACCACATGAACAGCTCTCTGACATCCTTGTACCGGAAGGGCCACCCTGACTCCAACAACTGCTCCCCGAGGAGAGATCAGCCTGCGCTCAGCGGCTCTGCCAGCGCAGCCAGCCTCTCCGCTGACTCAGGCACGCTGGTTTCCACAGGAGGCTGGTTCATTGATAGAGGCAGAGGGCCCGAGAAGAGCAACATCCTCATCGACCTGTGTGAAGAGGAGCCAACTGATACGCAAAGA ACAGATGTGTCCATGCTGGAGCCGGCGAGATCTtccaaaaagatgaagaaaaagaagaaggtatCCACTGAATCTTCAGACTCTGTGATCCTCAATAAGAAAG CAAAATCCAAGTCACCCGAGCTGCAGTATCCAACTCTGAAGTTTGAAGATGTAGGAGGTAATGAAGAGACGTTAACG GAGGTGTGCAGGCTGCTGATCCACATGCGTCACCCAGAGGTATATCAGAAGCTGGGGATGGTTCCTCCAAGGGGCTTCCTCCTCCACGGCCCCCCTGGCTGTGGAAAGACCCTGCTGGCCCAGGCTGTGGCTGGA gaGCTGCAGCTGCCCATGTTGAAGGTGTCTGCTCCAGAACTGGTATCAGGAGTGTCTGGAGAGTCTGAACAGAAGCTCAGAGAGCTGTTTGACCTGGCTGTG ACCTCTGCCCCGTGTATTCTTTTTATAGATGAAATCGATTCCATCACTCCTAAGAGAGAGGTGGCTTCTAAAGACATGGAGAGGAGAATTGTAGCCCAGCTGTTGACGTGCATGGACG ACCTGAACAGTCTGACTGTGACAGCTCAGGTTCTGGTCATCGGTGCCACCAACAGGCCGGACTCCCTCGACCCGGCCCTCCGCAGAGCAGGACGCTTTGACAGAGAGATCTGCCTCGGGATCCCTGATGAAGCAGCTCGTCTCAG GATCTTGAAGACGCTGTGTCGAAAGctgaagctgcaggaggactTTGACTACCAGCAGCTGGCCCGGCTAACCCCCGGCTACGTGGGGGCAGACCTCATGGCTCTGTGCCGCGAAGCCGCCATGAGTGCTGTCAGCAGGGTCCTGCTGGAAATCCGAGGACGGAGCCAAAGCCACGCCTCCACGTCAGAGCCTTTAAGGACAGATGGAGAGACAACTGACATCACCCCTGTCCCCCCAGAAGGGTCTGCACAGAGTCACCTGCAG CAGGGGGACCTGTGGCACCTTCTGCAGCTGTTAAAGAACACTACAAGTCTGTCAGAGGAGGAGCTAGCTGGTCTGGCCATCCTCATGTCAGACTTCCTGGCCTCTCTGTCCAGTGTCCAGCCCTCAGCCAAGAGGGAGGGCTTTGCCACCGTACCTGATGTAACCTGGGAGGATGTGGGGGCCCTGCAGGACATCAGAGAGGACCTCACCATGGCCATATTG GCTCCAGTGCGTTCTCCAGAGCAGTTCAAGGCTCTGGGGCTCAGTGCTCCATCTGGTGTGCTGTTGGCTGGACCTCCAGGATGTGGAAAAACACTGCTGGCCAAG GCAGTGGCCAATGAGTCGGGCCTCAACTTCATCTCTGTCAAAGGTCCAGAGCTGCTCAACATG TATGTGGGAGAGAGTGAGCGGGCTGTCAGGCAGGTCTTTCAGAGAGGACGCAACTCGGCTCCGTGTGTTATCTTCTTTGACGAGATTGATGCTCTGTGTCCTCGGCGCTCCGGCCACGAG TCGGGAGCCAGTGTGCGTGTGGTCAACCAGCTGCTCACTGAGATGGACGGCTTAGAGACGCGACGGCAGGTCTTCATCATGGCAGCAACCAACAGACCAG ATATAATCGACCCTGCCATACTGAGGCCTGGTCGTCTGGATAAAACCTTGTATGTGGGGCTGCCGCCTGAGGCCGACCGCCATGCCATCCTGCTCACCATTACCAAG GGAGGAACCAAACCTCAGCTGGAGCAGGACGTGTGTCTCAGAGAGATCGCCTTCGATGAGCGCTGTGATTGCTTCAG TGGAGCTGACCTGACAGCGTTAGTGAGGGAAGCATCTGTTAATGCCCTGAGGGGCTACCTGAAGTCTCAGCCCCCCCAAGCCTCTTCTACTG GTCACACGTTCTCTTCGGGCTCAGTCGCTGACATCAGAGTGAGCAAACAGAACTTTGATGATGCCCTCAAGAAAGTTCGTCCATCTGTGTCCAAAAAG GACCAGAGGATGTACGAGCAGCTCCGAGAGTCTCTGAGCAGATAA
- the nvl gene encoding nuclear valosin-containing protein-like isoform X1 — translation MKNRGGVCLDSRLRPRVEQYLSTCSSEYVDISALALELQKLYRMEYGRRNKNAFRIQVEKVYDSIMKESGLTDLESKHLAKRAKHSHNDTGDDGSSSEESSDSDDQPLENTPTNHMNSSLTSLYRKGHPDSNNCSPRRDQPALSGSASAASLSADSGTLVSTGGWFIDRGRGPEKSNILIDLCEEEPTDTQRQTDVSMLEPARSSKKMKKKKKVSTESSDSVILNKKAKSKSPELQYPTLKFEDVGGNEETLTEVCRLLIHMRHPEVYQKLGMVPPRGFLLHGPPGCGKTLLAQAVAGELQLPMLKVSAPELVSGVSGESEQKLRELFDLAVTSAPCILFIDEIDSITPKREVASKDMERRIVAQLLTCMDDLNSLTVTAQVLVIGATNRPDSLDPALRRAGRFDREICLGIPDEAARLRILKTLCRKLKLQEDFDYQQLARLTPGYVGADLMALCREAAMSAVSRVLLEIRGRSQSHASTSEPLRTDGETTDITPVPPEGSAQSHLQQGDLWHLLQLLKNTTSLSEEELAGLAILMSDFLASLSSVQPSAKREGFATVPDVTWEDVGALQDIREDLTMAILAPVRSPEQFKALGLSAPSGVLLAGPPGCGKTLLAKAVANESGLNFISVKGPELLNMYVGESERAVRQVFQRGRNSAPCVIFFDEIDALCPRRSGHESGASVRVVNQLLTEMDGLETRRQVFIMAATNRPDIIDPAILRPGRLDKTLYVGLPPEADRHAILLTITKGGTKPQLEQDVCLREIAFDERCDCFSGADLTALVREASVNALRGYLKSQPPQASSTGHTFSSGSVADIRVSKQNFDDALKKVRPSVSKKDQRMYEQLRESLSR, via the exons ATGAAGAACAGAGGTGGTGTTTGTCTGGACAGTCGGCTCAGACCGAGGGTGGAGCAG TATCTGTCGACCTGCTCCAGTGAATATGTGGACATTTCAGCTTTGGCCCTGGAACTTCAAAAGCTGTACAG GATGGAGTATggcagaagaaataaaaacgcTTTCAGGATTCAAGTAGAGAAAG TGTATGATTCAATTATGAAGGAGTCTGGGCTGACTGATCTGGAAAGCAAACACTTGGCTAAGAGAGCCAAGCACAGCCACAATGACACTGG AGAtgacggcagcagctcagaagAGTCCTCTGACAGCGATGACCAGCCTTTGGAGAACACT CCCACCAACCACATGAACAGCTCTCTGACATCCTTGTACCGGAAGGGCCACCCTGACTCCAACAACTGCTCCCCGAGGAGAGATCAGCCTGCGCTCAGCGGCTCTGCCAGCGCAGCCAGCCTCTCCGCTGACTCAGGCACGCTGGTTTCCACAGGAGGCTGGTTCATTGATAGAGGCAGAGGGCCCGAGAAGAGCAACATCCTCATCGACCTGTGTGAAGAGGAGCCAACTGATACGCAAAGA CAGACAGATGTGTCCATGCTGGAGCCGGCGAGATCTtccaaaaagatgaagaaaaagaagaaggtatCCACTGAATCTTCAGACTCTGTGATCCTCAATAAGAAAG CAAAATCCAAGTCACCCGAGCTGCAGTATCCAACTCTGAAGTTTGAAGATGTAGGAGGTAATGAAGAGACGTTAACG GAGGTGTGCAGGCTGCTGATCCACATGCGTCACCCAGAGGTATATCAGAAGCTGGGGATGGTTCCTCCAAGGGGCTTCCTCCTCCACGGCCCCCCTGGCTGTGGAAAGACCCTGCTGGCCCAGGCTGTGGCTGGA gaGCTGCAGCTGCCCATGTTGAAGGTGTCTGCTCCAGAACTGGTATCAGGAGTGTCTGGAGAGTCTGAACAGAAGCTCAGAGAGCTGTTTGACCTGGCTGTG ACCTCTGCCCCGTGTATTCTTTTTATAGATGAAATCGATTCCATCACTCCTAAGAGAGAGGTGGCTTCTAAAGACATGGAGAGGAGAATTGTAGCCCAGCTGTTGACGTGCATGGACG ACCTGAACAGTCTGACTGTGACAGCTCAGGTTCTGGTCATCGGTGCCACCAACAGGCCGGACTCCCTCGACCCGGCCCTCCGCAGAGCAGGACGCTTTGACAGAGAGATCTGCCTCGGGATCCCTGATGAAGCAGCTCGTCTCAG GATCTTGAAGACGCTGTGTCGAAAGctgaagctgcaggaggactTTGACTACCAGCAGCTGGCCCGGCTAACCCCCGGCTACGTGGGGGCAGACCTCATGGCTCTGTGCCGCGAAGCCGCCATGAGTGCTGTCAGCAGGGTCCTGCTGGAAATCCGAGGACGGAGCCAAAGCCACGCCTCCACGTCAGAGCCTTTAAGGACAGATGGAGAGACAACTGACATCACCCCTGTCCCCCCAGAAGGGTCTGCACAGAGTCACCTGCAG CAGGGGGACCTGTGGCACCTTCTGCAGCTGTTAAAGAACACTACAAGTCTGTCAGAGGAGGAGCTAGCTGGTCTGGCCATCCTCATGTCAGACTTCCTGGCCTCTCTGTCCAGTGTCCAGCCCTCAGCCAAGAGGGAGGGCTTTGCCACCGTACCTGATGTAACCTGGGAGGATGTGGGGGCCCTGCAGGACATCAGAGAGGACCTCACCATGGCCATATTG GCTCCAGTGCGTTCTCCAGAGCAGTTCAAGGCTCTGGGGCTCAGTGCTCCATCTGGTGTGCTGTTGGCTGGACCTCCAGGATGTGGAAAAACACTGCTGGCCAAG GCAGTGGCCAATGAGTCGGGCCTCAACTTCATCTCTGTCAAAGGTCCAGAGCTGCTCAACATG TATGTGGGAGAGAGTGAGCGGGCTGTCAGGCAGGTCTTTCAGAGAGGACGCAACTCGGCTCCGTGTGTTATCTTCTTTGACGAGATTGATGCTCTGTGTCCTCGGCGCTCCGGCCACGAG TCGGGAGCCAGTGTGCGTGTGGTCAACCAGCTGCTCACTGAGATGGACGGCTTAGAGACGCGACGGCAGGTCTTCATCATGGCAGCAACCAACAGACCAG ATATAATCGACCCTGCCATACTGAGGCCTGGTCGTCTGGATAAAACCTTGTATGTGGGGCTGCCGCCTGAGGCCGACCGCCATGCCATCCTGCTCACCATTACCAAG GGAGGAACCAAACCTCAGCTGGAGCAGGACGTGTGTCTCAGAGAGATCGCCTTCGATGAGCGCTGTGATTGCTTCAG TGGAGCTGACCTGACAGCGTTAGTGAGGGAAGCATCTGTTAATGCCCTGAGGGGCTACCTGAAGTCTCAGCCCCCCCAAGCCTCTTCTACTG GTCACACGTTCTCTTCGGGCTCAGTCGCTGACATCAGAGTGAGCAAACAGAACTTTGATGATGCCCTCAAGAAAGTTCGTCCATCTGTGTCCAAAAAG GACCAGAGGATGTACGAGCAGCTCCGAGAGTCTCTGAGCAGATAA
- the nvl gene encoding nuclear valosin-containing protein-like isoform X2, translating into MKNRGGVCLDSRLRPRVEQYLSTCSSEYVDISALALELQKLYRMEYGRRNKNAFRIQVEKVYDSIMKESGLTDLESKHLAKRAKHSHNDTGDDGSSSEESSDSDDQPLENTPTNHMNSSLTSLYRKGHPDSNNCSPRRDQPALSGSASAASLSADSGTLVSTGGWFIDRGRGPEKSNILIDLCEEEPTDTQRQTDVSMLEPARSSKKMKKKKKVSTESSDSVILNKKAKSKSPELQYPTLKFEDVGGNEETLTEVCRLLIHMRHPEVYQKLGMVPPRGFLLHGPPGCGKTLLAQAVAGELQLPMLKVSAPELVSGVSGESEQKLRELFDLAVTSAPCILFIDEIDSITPKREVASKDMERRIVAQLLTCMDDLNSLTVTAQVLVIGATNRPDSLDPALRRAGRFDREICLGIPDEAARLRILKTLCRKLKLQEDFDYQQLARLTPGYVGADLMALCREAAMSAVSRVLLEIRGRSQSHASTSEPLRTDGETTDITPVPPEGSAQSHLQGDLWHLLQLLKNTTSLSEEELAGLAILMSDFLASLSSVQPSAKREGFATVPDVTWEDVGALQDIREDLTMAILAPVRSPEQFKALGLSAPSGVLLAGPPGCGKTLLAKAVANESGLNFISVKGPELLNMYVGESERAVRQVFQRGRNSAPCVIFFDEIDALCPRRSGHESGASVRVVNQLLTEMDGLETRRQVFIMAATNRPDIIDPAILRPGRLDKTLYVGLPPEADRHAILLTITKGGTKPQLEQDVCLREIAFDERCDCFSGADLTALVREASVNALRGYLKSQPPQASSTGHTFSSGSVADIRVSKQNFDDALKKVRPSVSKKDQRMYEQLRESLSR; encoded by the exons ATGAAGAACAGAGGTGGTGTTTGTCTGGACAGTCGGCTCAGACCGAGGGTGGAGCAG TATCTGTCGACCTGCTCCAGTGAATATGTGGACATTTCAGCTTTGGCCCTGGAACTTCAAAAGCTGTACAG GATGGAGTATggcagaagaaataaaaacgcTTTCAGGATTCAAGTAGAGAAAG TGTATGATTCAATTATGAAGGAGTCTGGGCTGACTGATCTGGAAAGCAAACACTTGGCTAAGAGAGCCAAGCACAGCCACAATGACACTGG AGAtgacggcagcagctcagaagAGTCCTCTGACAGCGATGACCAGCCTTTGGAGAACACT CCCACCAACCACATGAACAGCTCTCTGACATCCTTGTACCGGAAGGGCCACCCTGACTCCAACAACTGCTCCCCGAGGAGAGATCAGCCTGCGCTCAGCGGCTCTGCCAGCGCAGCCAGCCTCTCCGCTGACTCAGGCACGCTGGTTTCCACAGGAGGCTGGTTCATTGATAGAGGCAGAGGGCCCGAGAAGAGCAACATCCTCATCGACCTGTGTGAAGAGGAGCCAACTGATACGCAAAGA CAGACAGATGTGTCCATGCTGGAGCCGGCGAGATCTtccaaaaagatgaagaaaaagaagaaggtatCCACTGAATCTTCAGACTCTGTGATCCTCAATAAGAAAG CAAAATCCAAGTCACCCGAGCTGCAGTATCCAACTCTGAAGTTTGAAGATGTAGGAGGTAATGAAGAGACGTTAACG GAGGTGTGCAGGCTGCTGATCCACATGCGTCACCCAGAGGTATATCAGAAGCTGGGGATGGTTCCTCCAAGGGGCTTCCTCCTCCACGGCCCCCCTGGCTGTGGAAAGACCCTGCTGGCCCAGGCTGTGGCTGGA gaGCTGCAGCTGCCCATGTTGAAGGTGTCTGCTCCAGAACTGGTATCAGGAGTGTCTGGAGAGTCTGAACAGAAGCTCAGAGAGCTGTTTGACCTGGCTGTG ACCTCTGCCCCGTGTATTCTTTTTATAGATGAAATCGATTCCATCACTCCTAAGAGAGAGGTGGCTTCTAAAGACATGGAGAGGAGAATTGTAGCCCAGCTGTTGACGTGCATGGACG ACCTGAACAGTCTGACTGTGACAGCTCAGGTTCTGGTCATCGGTGCCACCAACAGGCCGGACTCCCTCGACCCGGCCCTCCGCAGAGCAGGACGCTTTGACAGAGAGATCTGCCTCGGGATCCCTGATGAAGCAGCTCGTCTCAG GATCTTGAAGACGCTGTGTCGAAAGctgaagctgcaggaggactTTGACTACCAGCAGCTGGCCCGGCTAACCCCCGGCTACGTGGGGGCAGACCTCATGGCTCTGTGCCGCGAAGCCGCCATGAGTGCTGTCAGCAGGGTCCTGCTGGAAATCCGAGGACGGAGCCAAAGCCACGCCTCCACGTCAGAGCCTTTAAGGACAGATGGAGAGACAACTGACATCACCCCTGTCCCCCCAGAAGGGTCTGCACAGAGTCACCTGCAG GGGGACCTGTGGCACCTTCTGCAGCTGTTAAAGAACACTACAAGTCTGTCAGAGGAGGAGCTAGCTGGTCTGGCCATCCTCATGTCAGACTTCCTGGCCTCTCTGTCCAGTGTCCAGCCCTCAGCCAAGAGGGAGGGCTTTGCCACCGTACCTGATGTAACCTGGGAGGATGTGGGGGCCCTGCAGGACATCAGAGAGGACCTCACCATGGCCATATTG GCTCCAGTGCGTTCTCCAGAGCAGTTCAAGGCTCTGGGGCTCAGTGCTCCATCTGGTGTGCTGTTGGCTGGACCTCCAGGATGTGGAAAAACACTGCTGGCCAAG GCAGTGGCCAATGAGTCGGGCCTCAACTTCATCTCTGTCAAAGGTCCAGAGCTGCTCAACATG TATGTGGGAGAGAGTGAGCGGGCTGTCAGGCAGGTCTTTCAGAGAGGACGCAACTCGGCTCCGTGTGTTATCTTCTTTGACGAGATTGATGCTCTGTGTCCTCGGCGCTCCGGCCACGAG TCGGGAGCCAGTGTGCGTGTGGTCAACCAGCTGCTCACTGAGATGGACGGCTTAGAGACGCGACGGCAGGTCTTCATCATGGCAGCAACCAACAGACCAG ATATAATCGACCCTGCCATACTGAGGCCTGGTCGTCTGGATAAAACCTTGTATGTGGGGCTGCCGCCTGAGGCCGACCGCCATGCCATCCTGCTCACCATTACCAAG GGAGGAACCAAACCTCAGCTGGAGCAGGACGTGTGTCTCAGAGAGATCGCCTTCGATGAGCGCTGTGATTGCTTCAG TGGAGCTGACCTGACAGCGTTAGTGAGGGAAGCATCTGTTAATGCCCTGAGGGGCTACCTGAAGTCTCAGCCCCCCCAAGCCTCTTCTACTG GTCACACGTTCTCTTCGGGCTCAGTCGCTGACATCAGAGTGAGCAAACAGAACTTTGATGATGCCCTCAAGAAAGTTCGTCCATCTGTGTCCAAAAAG GACCAGAGGATGTACGAGCAGCTCCGAGAGTCTCTGAGCAGATAA